One Xenopus tropicalis strain Nigerian chromosome 8, UCB_Xtro_10.0, whole genome shotgun sequence genomic window carries:
- the las1l gene encoding ribosomal biogenesis protein LAS1L — translation MKQWNCTAELEWLIAQVKDLSRQNGPDTSVETLLEEGFLIPTTKQLSTLKIEKEANTENLHVPRTFFRIWHPLLKVLHSQVFTQELLETMFVSLGQCTDQNLRAHYLSCWIYEVLLANQRAGDKKNTQNSHNQITAKNKWKLFTHKVFLQWKRLMQKCLESPCLATPKLLQLIFEYMKPSIPADTQEQLLALCSLYVQKGEYDLSVDYRDQPIYTVESLEWKIKQDSKSRAYNQWDRAAVQEEGDQEMSEQTEDDEMATEESYDEEYFDVINTKIGAERRAALHGTAWEVSEELVKWSEYPLGLVPGQTEDPGCLLVENYSEMSVLEQQGTESQMNGHGFPMSSPAVAPTPSENLLWSQSELNEIKAGLRLF, via the exons ATGAAGCAGTGGAATTGTACCGCAGAGCTCGAATGGCTTATTGCCCAGGTCAAAGATCTCTCACGCCAAAATGG GCCAGACACATCTGTTGAGACGCTGTTAGAAGAAGGCTTTCTTATACCCACTACAAAACAGCTTTCAACTCTTAAAATTGAAAAGGAAG CCAACACTGAAAACTTGCACGTCCCTCGCACGTTTTTCCGCATCTGGCATCCCTTGTTGAAGGTCTTGCATTCACAGGTATTTACCCAAGAGCTCTTGGAGACTATGTTTGTCAGCCTGGGGCAGTGCACGGATCAGAACCTTAGAGCCCACTACCTAAGTTGCTGGATCTATGAAGTGTTGTTAGCCAATCAGCGTGCCG GAGATAAAAAGAATACACAAAACTCCCACAATCAAATCACAGCTAAAAATAAGTGGAAATTGTTTACACACAAAGTTTTTCTCCAGTGGAAAAGGCTAATGCAAAAATGCTTGGAATCTCCATGTCTGGCAACCCCGAAACTCCTCCAGCT AATCTTTGAGTATATGAAGCCGAGCATTCCTGCAGATACCCAGGAGCAGCTCCTTGCACTCTGTTCCCTGTATGTTCAGAAAGGCGAGTATGATCTGTCTGTAGACTACCGGGATCAGCCAATCTACACTGTGGAAAGCCTGGAGTGGAAAATAAAACAGGATTCCAagagcagagcttacaatcagtgGGACAGAGCGGCAGTGCAGGAGGAAGGCGATCAGGAAATGAGCGAGCAAACTGAGGACGACGAAATGGCCACGGAGGAATCGTATGATGAGGAATATTTTGACGTGATAAATACAAAGATAGGTGCGGAGAGGAGAGCTGCGTTACATGGAACTGCATGGGAAGTCAGTGAAG aacttgTGAAATGGAGCGAGTATCCTCTTGGGCTTGTCCCAGGGCAAACGGAGGATCCAGGCTGCCTTCTAGTAGAGAACTATTCCGAGATGTCAGTGTTAGAACAGCAGGGCACAGAGAGCCAAATGAATGGACACGGCTTTCCCATGAG CTCCCCGGCTGTCGCTCCCACCCCATCTGAAAATCTACTGTGGAGTCAAAGTGAACTGAATGAAATCAAAGCAGGCCTGCGGCTCTTCTGA